In Streptomyces qaidamensis, one DNA window encodes the following:
- the cysS gene encoding cysteine--tRNA ligase, translating into MTIRLYDTSARQIRDFSPLQPGCVSIYLCGATVQAAPHIGHIRSGLNFDIMRRWFEYRGYDVTFVRNVTDIDDKIIAKSADQNRPWWAIGYENERAFNDGYRALGCLPPTYEPRATGHITEMVEMMRGLIERGHAYEADGSVYFDVRSFPAYLALSNQDIDDLRQPDEGVSGKRDPRDFAMWKATKPGEPDWETPWGRGRPGWHLECSAMAHKYLGTAFDIHGGGLDLVFPHHENEIAQAKAYGDEFARYWVHNAWVTMSGEKMSKSLGNSVLVSEMVKRWRPIVLRYYLGTPHYRSMIEYSEEALREAESAFARIEGFVQRVVEKAGVVEPAPEVPLAFAEAMDDDLGVPQALAVVHTTVRQGNSALAADDKEAAVARLAEVRAMLGVLGLDPLDPQWAGEGDRGDDLHGVVDTLVRMVLDQREAARARKDWPTADAIRDQLSQSGLVIEDSPQGPRWSLGPR; encoded by the coding sequence GTGACTATTCGCCTGTACGACACCAGCGCCCGGCAGATCCGTGACTTCTCCCCGCTCCAGCCGGGTTGCGTCTCGATCTACCTGTGCGGTGCCACCGTGCAGGCCGCCCCGCACATCGGGCACATCCGGTCCGGGCTGAACTTCGACATCATGCGCCGCTGGTTCGAGTACCGCGGCTACGACGTCACGTTCGTGCGGAACGTCACCGACATCGACGACAAGATCATCGCCAAGTCGGCCGACCAGAACCGCCCTTGGTGGGCCATCGGCTACGAGAACGAGCGGGCGTTCAACGACGGCTACCGCGCCCTCGGCTGCCTGCCCCCGACCTACGAGCCGCGTGCCACCGGCCACATCACCGAGATGGTCGAGATGATGCGCGGCCTCATCGAGCGCGGGCACGCCTACGAGGCCGACGGCAGCGTCTACTTCGACGTCCGCTCCTTCCCCGCGTACCTGGCGCTGTCCAACCAGGACATCGACGACCTGCGCCAGCCCGACGAGGGCGTCTCGGGCAAGCGCGACCCGCGCGACTTCGCCATGTGGAAGGCCACCAAGCCCGGCGAGCCCGACTGGGAGACGCCCTGGGGCCGCGGCCGTCCCGGCTGGCACCTGGAGTGCTCGGCGATGGCCCACAAGTACCTCGGGACCGCCTTCGACATCCACGGCGGCGGCCTGGACCTGGTCTTCCCGCACCACGAGAACGAGATCGCCCAGGCCAAGGCCTACGGCGACGAGTTCGCCCGGTACTGGGTGCACAACGCCTGGGTCACCATGAGCGGCGAGAAGATGTCCAAGTCGCTCGGCAACTCGGTGCTGGTCAGCGAGATGGTCAAGCGCTGGCGTCCCATCGTGCTGCGCTACTACCTGGGCACCCCGCACTACCGGTCGATGATCGAGTACAGCGAGGAGGCGCTGCGCGAGGCCGAGTCGGCGTTCGCGCGGATCGAGGGCTTCGTGCAGCGCGTGGTCGAGAAGGCCGGCGTCGTCGAGCCCGCCCCCGAGGTGCCGCTCGCCTTCGCCGAGGCCATGGACGACGACCTGGGCGTGCCGCAGGCGCTCGCCGTGGTGCACACCACGGTCCGGCAGGGCAACAGCGCCCTGGCCGCCGACGACAAGGAAGCCGCGGTGGCCCGGCTCGCCGAGGTCCGCGCGATGCTGGGCGTGCTCGGTCTCGACCCGCTGGACCCCCAGTGGGCCGGGGAGGGCGACCGCGGCGATGATCTGCACGGTGTGGTCGACACGCTCGTCCGCATGGTGCTGGACCAGCGCGAGGCCGCCCGGGCCCGCAAGGACTGGCCCACCGCGGACGCCATCCGCGACCAGCTGAGCCAGTCCGGTCTGGTCATCGAGGACAGCCCGCAGGGGCCGCGATGGAGCCTCGGCCCGCGCTGA
- a CDS encoding SH3 domain-containing protein, producing the protein MTAAAAAILVGAGAAAPAVAAPGQQTERAAATVRASQTVVTWINGNVRVGPAVGYRIAYTVAPNQSLSAECWLVGGPVTANGISHDKWVLLSDGNYIWGGLLKGNEVGNVSRPCF; encoded by the coding sequence ATGACGGCGGCTGCCGCGGCGATCCTCGTCGGGGCGGGTGCGGCGGCTCCGGCGGTCGCCGCGCCGGGCCAGCAGACCGAGCGGGCCGCCGCGACCGTGCGTGCCAGCCAGACGGTCGTCACCTGGATCAACGGCAACGTGCGGGTCGGGCCGGCGGTGGGCTACCGAATCGCCTACACCGTCGCACCGAACCAGAGCCTCAGCGCCGAATGCTGGCTCGTGGGCGGTCCTGTCACCGCCAACGGCATCAGCCACGACAAGTGGGTGCTGCTGTCGGACGGCAACTACATCTGGGGCGGCCTGCTCAAGGGCAACGAGGTGGGCAACGTGTCCCGCCCCTGCTTCTGA
- a CDS encoding cytochrome P450 yields the protein MTSAASLPIPRAAGSLPFIGHALRMRDNLGFIDSLRDTREPMVEIVLQPGTRTVVVQDPALIHQMLKALAPTLDKGRLYDKLGQLLGDSVVTATGRPHVRKRRQLQPAFAHTEISRYVDIMRTEVTATVAGWEPGRPLDVREAMVGLSLDMLAKTVFSGSLDDAVFRRLRSDLSVVMNGVGVRLMLPDWAERLPLPFNRRFDRARAGVRATVNTAVEELQASGHDTGDMLSMLLRAVDEETGEPLTGHQIASEILTLAVAGTETTASVLSWALYELARHPGIEARVLAELDEVLGERPVALDDVARLPYVNRVITETLRLHHPGWLVTRRTTEETRLGEWTLPAGTELAYCQHALHRDPERFPDPLTFDPDRWNDATQEPPPGAFLPFGDGKHKCMGDRLARTEMVTAIATMLRSVRLELAEGRTVRQVARLTVRPRALRMTVLPRNRPRA from the coding sequence GTGACGTCCGCTGCGTCTCTCCCCATACCTCGGGCTGCCGGATCGCTTCCGTTCATCGGCCACGCTCTGAGAATGCGCGACAACCTCGGCTTCATCGACTCGCTGCGTGACACACGGGAACCGATGGTCGAGATCGTCCTGCAACCCGGAACGCGCACCGTCGTGGTCCAGGACCCGGCCCTGATCCACCAGATGCTCAAGGCCCTGGCACCCACGCTCGACAAGGGCCGGCTCTACGACAAGCTGGGCCAGCTGCTGGGCGACAGCGTCGTCACCGCCACCGGCCGGCCTCACGTACGCAAACGCCGCCAGCTGCAACCGGCGTTCGCCCACACCGAGATCAGCCGGTACGTCGACATCATGCGTACCGAGGTCACGGCCACGGTCGCCGGCTGGGAACCCGGGCGGCCCCTCGACGTACGCGAGGCGATGGTCGGACTCAGCCTCGACATGCTGGCCAAGACGGTGTTCTCCGGCAGCCTCGACGACGCCGTCTTCCGCCGGCTGCGCAGCGACCTGTCGGTGGTGATGAACGGCGTCGGTGTGCGCCTGATGCTGCCCGACTGGGCCGAGCGCCTGCCGTTGCCTTTCAACCGCCGTTTCGACCGGGCCCGGGCCGGCGTACGCGCCACCGTCAACACCGCCGTCGAGGAGTTGCAGGCCTCCGGGCACGACACCGGAGACATGCTCTCCATGTTGCTGCGCGCCGTCGACGAGGAGACCGGCGAGCCGTTGACCGGGCATCAGATCGCCTCCGAGATCCTCACCCTGGCCGTGGCGGGCACCGAGACCACCGCGTCGGTTCTGTCCTGGGCCCTGTACGAACTCGCCCGCCACCCCGGCATCGAGGCCCGGGTCCTGGCCGAGCTGGACGAGGTCCTCGGCGAGCGGCCCGTCGCCCTCGACGACGTGGCCCGGCTGCCGTACGTGAATCGGGTGATCACCGAGACCCTGCGGCTGCACCACCCCGGCTGGTTGGTCACACGCCGTACCACCGAGGAGACCCGTCTCGGCGAGTGGACGCTGCCCGCCGGCACCGAACTTGCCTACTGTCAGCACGCTCTGCACCGCGACCCCGAGCGTTTCCCCGATCCGCTCACCTTCGACCCGGACCGGTGGAACGACGCCACGCAGGAGCCCCCGCCAGGCGCGTTCCTGCCCTTCGGGGACGGCAAGCACAAGTGCATGGGGGACCGCTTGGCGCGCACCGAGATGGTCACGGCGATCGCGACGATGCTGCGTTCGGTACGGCTGGAACTCGCCGAGGGCCGGACCGTCCGCCAGGTCGCCCGGCTCACCGTACGGCCGCGCGCCCTGCGGATGACCGTCCTCCCCCGGAACCGCCCCCGAGCCTGA
- a CDS encoding L,D-transpeptidase: MSDDLTDLLHEVADRNRVAPSVPAQEIRRLAERRGRRRRAAYASGAAAVALALAGGLAVAFTGHDGARPAPPAAASASAPPRPSPPQQQATATVDLTQHELVLAGRRLPVSGGTAQHPTPTGRMTVVAKYPERRLPGATVGLGEEYDVAMRWVVELRAADGTINYLVALAYNEQAPGERDVTHGWIGLRSADAKWCYELLQPGDIVRIDRTGPAPG; this comes from the coding sequence GTGTCCGATGACCTCACCGACCTGCTGCACGAGGTCGCCGACCGGAATCGGGTCGCCCCGTCGGTGCCGGCGCAGGAGATCAGGCGGCTGGCCGAGCGCCGTGGGCGCCGGCGCCGTGCGGCGTACGCGAGCGGGGCCGCCGCCGTCGCACTGGCTCTCGCCGGTGGTCTGGCGGTGGCGTTCACCGGTCACGACGGTGCCCGCCCCGCACCACCCGCCGCTGCGAGCGCCAGCGCGCCGCCACGGCCGTCACCGCCGCAGCAGCAGGCCACGGCGACGGTCGACCTCACGCAGCACGAACTCGTTCTGGCCGGGCGCCGGTTGCCCGTGTCCGGCGGCACCGCACAGCATCCGACGCCGACCGGCCGGATGACCGTCGTCGCCAAGTACCCAGAACGGCGCTTGCCGGGCGCGACCGTCGGGCTGGGCGAGGAGTACGACGTCGCCATGCGCTGGGTGGTCGAGCTGCGGGCCGCCGACGGCACGATCAACTACCTCGTCGCCCTGGCCTACAACGAGCAGGCCCCCGGCGAACGCGACGTCACACACGGCTGGATCGGACTGCGCTCGGCGGACGCGAAGTGGTGCTACGAGCTGCTGCAGCCGGGCGACATCGTCCGCATCGACCGCACAGGCCCGGCCCCGGGCTGA
- a CDS encoding zinc-binding dehydrogenase codes for MHAIRLHAFGPAENLGYERVEDPLPGPGQVRVAVRAAGVHLLDAALREGMRGGPAAEPTPLPTIPGREVAGVVESLGEGVAEVWRGKQVVAHLGFVPGGYAELAVTEVERLHEIPGNLDFAEAVAMIGTGRTAMGILQFADLGPDSVVVVPAAAGGLGTLLVQYAKNAGATVVGLAGGPDKTARVQAGGADLAVDYKDPAWPAKVRAHLGGRTATVVFDGVGGDIAREAVALLGPGGKHIVFGWSGAGIQGGGPHLVDGVSEEVLGPVMLGKAGGPDPVRTLELRALAEAASGRLTPAVQRFPLSEAAAAHRALETRATTGKVVLEP; via the coding sequence ATGCACGCCATCCGCCTGCACGCCTTCGGCCCGGCCGAGAACCTCGGCTACGAGCGGGTCGAGGACCCCCTGCCGGGCCCGGGGCAAGTCCGTGTCGCCGTACGCGCGGCGGGCGTCCACCTCCTGGACGCCGCCCTGCGCGAGGGCATGCGGGGCGGCCCGGCGGCCGAGCCGACGCCGCTGCCGACCATCCCCGGCCGTGAGGTCGCCGGTGTCGTCGAGTCCCTGGGCGAGGGTGTGGCCGAGGTGTGGCGCGGCAAGCAGGTCGTCGCCCACCTCGGCTTCGTCCCGGGCGGCTACGCCGAACTGGCCGTCACCGAGGTCGAGCGCCTGCACGAGATCCCCGGGAACCTGGACTTCGCCGAGGCCGTCGCCATGATCGGCACGGGCCGTACGGCGATGGGGATCCTCCAGTTCGCCGACCTCGGCCCCGACTCCGTGGTCGTCGTCCCGGCCGCCGCCGGAGGCCTCGGCACCCTCCTCGTGCAGTACGCCAAGAACGCCGGGGCGACCGTCGTGGGCCTCGCGGGCGGGCCGGACAAGACCGCCCGGGTGCAGGCGGGCGGCGCCGACCTCGCCGTCGACTACAAGGACCCCGCCTGGCCCGCGAAGGTCCGCGCGCACCTCGGCGGCCGGACCGCGACCGTCGTCTTCGACGGCGTCGGCGGCGACATCGCCCGCGAGGCCGTCGCCCTCCTCGGCCCGGGCGGCAAGCACATCGTCTTCGGCTGGTCCGGCGCGGGCATCCAGGGCGGCGGCCCCCACCTCGTCGACGGCGTCTCCGAGGAGGTCCTCGGCCCGGTGATGCTGGGGAAGGCCGGCGGACCCGACCCCGTCCGCACCCTGGAACTGCGCGCCCTCGCCGAGGCCGCATCCGGCCGGCTCACCCCGGCCGTACAGCGCTTCCCGCTGAGCGAGGCAGCCGCGGCGCACCGGGCGCTGGAGACCCGGGCCACGACCGGAAAGGTGGTTCTGGAGCCCTGA
- a CDS encoding aminoglycoside phosphotransferase family protein: MIDIPRELAASQEKFNGEAGRAFIAGLPEQSARFLDHWDLRPDGPPMHGVSALVLPVVRADGTPVVLKLQILDEESAGEPVALRAWNGDGAVRLLDHDEPTGTMLLERLDETRMLSHVPDAHAAVVTIAELLAHLTSFPSPPGMRRLGDIARGMLDRTPWALARIPDPAVRRLVADCAAAVREVVDEPGDRLLHWDLHDENVLASDRTPWLAIDPKPLAGDPGFELWPALDNRYDPDDILWRFDAMTDILALDRPRAHAWTLARLLQNALWDIEEDRPVDDAQLEIARRLRGRGL; this comes from the coding sequence GTGATCGACATTCCCCGGGAACTGGCGGCATCACAGGAGAAGTTCAACGGAGAGGCGGGCCGCGCCTTCATCGCCGGACTACCGGAGCAGTCGGCCCGCTTCCTCGACCACTGGGACCTCAGACCCGACGGACCACCCATGCACGGCGTCTCCGCCCTGGTCCTCCCGGTCGTCCGCGCCGACGGCACCCCCGTGGTCCTCAAGCTCCAGATCCTCGACGAGGAGAGCGCGGGCGAACCGGTCGCGCTGCGCGCCTGGAACGGTGACGGAGCCGTCCGTCTCCTCGACCACGACGAGCCCACCGGCACGATGCTGCTGGAGCGCCTCGACGAGACCCGCATGCTGTCCCACGTGCCGGACGCCCACGCGGCCGTGGTCACCATCGCCGAGCTCCTGGCCCACCTCACGTCCTTCCCGTCCCCGCCCGGCATGCGCCGCCTCGGTGACATCGCCCGCGGCATGCTCGACCGGACCCCCTGGGCCCTGGCCCGCATCCCCGACCCCGCGGTCCGCCGCCTCGTCGCCGACTGCGCGGCAGCCGTACGCGAGGTCGTGGACGAACCCGGCGACCGCCTCCTCCACTGGGACCTGCACGACGAGAACGTCCTCGCCTCCGACCGCACCCCCTGGCTCGCGATCGACCCCAAGCCCCTCGCCGGTGACCCCGGCTTCGAACTGTGGCCCGCCCTCGACAACCGCTACGACCCCGACGACATCCTCTGGCGCTTCGACGCCATGACCGACATCCTCGCCCTGGACCGCCCCCGGGCTCACGCCTGGACCCTCGCCCGCCTCCTCCAGAACGCCCTGTGGGACATCGAGGAGGACCGCCCCGTCGACGACGCCCAGCTGGAGATCGCCCGGCGGCTGCGCGGCCGCGGCCTCTGA
- the rlmB gene encoding 23S rRNA (guanosine(2251)-2'-O)-methyltransferase RlmB translates to MAANNRRMSGKKGAQVGSGGQRRRGLEGKGPTPPAEMRKGHKKNRVANAKAKQAVRRPTVRGRGGKGTSELVVGRNPVLEALREGVPASTLYVQQFIDNDERVREALQVAAERGGINLMEAPRPELDRMTNGLNHQGMVLQVPPYEYAHPEDLASAAYDEGVDPLIVALDGVTDPRNLGAVVRSVSAFGGHGVVVPERRAAGMTAGAWKTSAGAAARTPVARATNLTRTLEAYKKAGITVVGLAADGEADLGELPALNGPVVIVVGSEGKGLSRLVGETCDVRVRIPMPGGAESLNAGVAAGIVLYEAARRRH, encoded by the coding sequence ATGGCCGCGAACAACCGCCGCATGTCCGGCAAGAAGGGCGCGCAGGTCGGCAGTGGCGGCCAGCGGCGCCGGGGCCTGGAAGGCAAGGGCCCGACCCCGCCCGCCGAGATGCGCAAGGGGCACAAGAAGAACCGCGTCGCCAACGCCAAGGCGAAGCAGGCCGTGCGCCGGCCCACCGTGCGCGGCCGGGGCGGCAAGGGCACGTCCGAGCTGGTCGTCGGGCGCAACCCGGTCCTGGAGGCGTTGCGCGAGGGCGTGCCGGCCTCGACCCTCTACGTCCAGCAGTTCATCGACAACGACGAGCGGGTGCGCGAGGCCCTCCAGGTCGCCGCCGAGCGCGGCGGGATCAACCTCATGGAGGCCCCGCGCCCCGAGCTGGACCGGATGACCAACGGTCTCAACCACCAGGGCATGGTGCTCCAGGTCCCGCCGTACGAGTACGCCCACCCCGAGGACCTGGCGTCCGCCGCCTACGACGAGGGCGTGGACCCGCTGATCGTCGCCCTCGACGGCGTCACCGACCCGCGCAACCTCGGCGCGGTCGTCCGCTCCGTCTCCGCCTTCGGCGGTCACGGTGTGGTCGTCCCCGAGCGCCGTGCGGCAGGTATGACGGCCGGTGCCTGGAAGACGTCCGCCGGTGCGGCGGCCCGCACCCCGGTCGCCCGCGCCACCAACCTGACCCGGACCCTGGAGGCGTACAAGAAGGCCGGCATCACGGTCGTCGGCCTGGCCGCCGACGGCGAGGCCGACCTCGGCGAGCTTCCGGCGCTGAACGGCCCGGTCGTCATCGTCGTCGGCAGTGAGGGAAAGGGCCTGTCCCGGCTGGTCGGAGAGACCTGTGACGTCCGGGTGCGGATCCCGATGCCGGGCGGCGCCGAGTCGCTCAACGCCGGTGTGGCGGCGGGGATCGTGCTGTACGAGGCGGCCCGCCGACGTCACTGA
- a CDS encoding SigE family RNA polymerase sigma factor, giving the protein MTEEEFDIFYASAFPRLVGRVYAVTGDLAEAQDVVQEAFVRAWDRRREMLTDEAPEAWVRTVAVRLAVSRWRRARRWLELMRHHAAPEHVPGPGPEHTALVQALRRLPQAQRTAIVLHHLCDLSVEQVAAETGAAVGTVKARLSRGRAALAVHLDPERSSGEKEGDRVR; this is encoded by the coding sequence ATGACGGAGGAGGAGTTCGACATCTTCTACGCCTCAGCCTTCCCGCGGCTGGTCGGGCGGGTCTACGCCGTGACGGGGGATCTGGCAGAGGCGCAGGACGTCGTCCAGGAAGCGTTCGTGCGCGCCTGGGACCGGCGGCGCGAGATGCTGACGGACGAGGCACCGGAGGCGTGGGTGCGTACGGTCGCGGTACGGCTCGCGGTCAGCCGCTGGCGCCGTGCCCGGCGCTGGCTGGAGCTGATGCGCCACCACGCGGCCCCCGAGCATGTCCCGGGACCGGGCCCGGAGCACACCGCGCTGGTCCAGGCCCTGCGCAGGCTGCCGCAGGCACAGCGCACCGCGATCGTCCTGCACCACTTGTGCGACCTGAGTGTGGAACAGGTGGCTGCCGAGACCGGCGCGGCCGTGGGAACGGTGAAGGCCCGCTTGTCACGCGGCAGGGCCGCGCTCGCCGTGCATCTCGACCCCGAGCGCAGCAGCGGTGAGAAGGAGGGCGACCGTGTCCGATGA
- a CDS encoding DoxX family protein codes for MSVDTRTPRTPTGDRSSGLDDAPALSMVKVPSDPAQVIVNHASFRVQLGVSTRRVQSPRVARHLTATEDTARIPQVGGEADGATARRRPVVWSGRSAPDDTGAHRLLQAVRHESVRHADEPASDTGATQVISRVGPGYDDPGYQGAGYSGGGYEDNLAQTVETPVVGPQRTHEPADGTRLLPPMRTVGSAYDEPAYGEPAYGDGEFEESVSGADGTGRRAKRHGDDPARHAYYPGRRMNLGVVLLPLRVFLGFISIYAGMGKLCDPVYFEGGKRGSMVKWLNTLHPWEVAEPLRQFALEHPVGAGLVIAFAQVIVGVLTVLGCWQRVAACLGALLSAALLVTVSWKSVPAYETPDIIYLAAWSPLIIAGAPVYSVDGRLAGSAWRRLGPRADIWDLRRYVLRRGALVTAIATGVTLLVGSLLGGAVRDADRVVVPGPGEAPRNELPGSPLPGEPGKRKEKRTPSASSSSPTQGATAGSASPSAGTTTRPDATRDTGTVTGGSPSQTQGTAGQAPPQQSTPENQAPSTTTGPTSGGTATGGAGSTGGSGDDGSSSTGRPGLVGGLLG; via the coding sequence ATGAGTGTGGACACCAGAACACCCCGCACACCCACGGGGGACCGCTCGTCGGGACTCGACGACGCTCCCGCGCTGAGCATGGTGAAGGTGCCGAGCGACCCGGCGCAGGTCATCGTCAATCACGCGAGTTTCCGCGTGCAGTTGGGCGTATCGACGCGTCGCGTCCAGTCCCCCCGGGTCGCACGGCATCTGACCGCCACCGAGGACACCGCCCGCATCCCTCAGGTGGGGGGCGAGGCGGACGGGGCCACCGCCCGCCGCCGGCCCGTCGTCTGGAGCGGCAGATCCGCCCCCGACGACACCGGCGCACACCGGCTCCTGCAGGCCGTGCGGCACGAGAGCGTCCGCCACGCCGACGAGCCTGCCTCCGACACCGGAGCCACCCAGGTCATCTCCCGTGTGGGCCCGGGCTACGACGACCCCGGGTACCAGGGCGCGGGCTACAGCGGCGGCGGCTACGAGGACAACCTCGCCCAGACCGTCGAGACCCCGGTCGTCGGCCCCCAGCGCACCCACGAACCCGCCGACGGCACCCGGCTGCTGCCGCCCATGCGCACCGTCGGCAGCGCCTACGACGAACCGGCGTACGGCGAACCGGCCTACGGCGACGGAGAGTTCGAGGAGTCGGTCTCCGGCGCGGACGGCACTGGGCGCCGGGCCAAGCGGCACGGCGACGACCCGGCCCGGCACGCCTACTACCCGGGCCGTCGGATGAACCTCGGCGTCGTCCTGCTCCCGTTGCGGGTCTTCCTCGGCTTCATCTCGATCTACGCCGGCATGGGCAAGCTGTGCGACCCCGTCTACTTCGAAGGCGGCAAGCGCGGCTCCATGGTCAAGTGGCTCAACACGCTGCACCCGTGGGAAGTCGCCGAGCCGCTGCGCCAGTTCGCCCTGGAACACCCGGTGGGCGCCGGCCTGGTCATCGCCTTCGCCCAGGTCATCGTCGGCGTCCTGACGGTGCTGGGCTGCTGGCAGCGCGTCGCCGCCTGCCTGGGCGCCCTGCTGTCGGCCGCGCTGCTGGTCACGGTCAGCTGGAAGAGCGTCCCCGCCTACGAGACGCCCGACATCATCTACCTCGCCGCCTGGTCGCCGCTGATCATCGCCGGCGCCCCCGTGTACTCCGTCGACGGCCGCCTGGCCGGCAGCGCCTGGCGCCGTCTCGGCCCCCGCGCCGACATCTGGGACCTGCGCCGCTACGTGCTGCGCCGCGGTGCCCTCGTCACCGCCATCGCCACCGGCGTCACCCTGCTCGTCGGCTCGCTGCTCGGCGGTGCCGTCCGCGACGCCGACCGGGTCGTCGTCCCGGGTCCCGGCGAGGCCCCCCGCAACGAACTGCCCGGCTCGCCGCTCCCGGGTGAGCCCGGCAAGCGCAAGGAGAAGCGGACCCCGTCGGCTTCCTCCTCCTCGCCCACCCAGGGCGCCACGGCCGGCTCCGCGAGCCCGAGCGCGGGCACCACGACCCGGCCGGACGCCACCCGCGACACCGGCACCGTCACCGGCGGCTCGCCCAGTCAGACCCAGGGCACCGCGGGCCAGGCCCCGCCCCAGCAGTCCACCCCGGAGAACCAGGCCCCCAGCACCACGACCGGCCCCACCTCCGGCGGCACGGCGACGGGCGGCGCGGGCTCGACGGGCGGCTCGGGCGACGACGGCTCGTCCTCCACGGGCCGGCCGGGCCTGGTGGGCGGCCTTCTGGGCTAG
- a CDS encoding ABC transporter ATP-binding protein, which produces MATVSFDKATRIYPGSTKPAVDALEIDIEDGEFLVLVGPSGCGKSTSLRMLAGLEDVNGGAIRIGDRDVTHLPPKDRDIAMVFQNYALYPHMTVADNMGFALKIAGVNKAEIRQKVEEAAKILDLTEYLDRKPKALSGGQRQRVAMGRAIVREPQVFLMDEPLSNLDAKLRVSTRTQIASLQRRLGITTVYVTHDQVEAMTMGDRVAVLKDGLLQQIDTPRNMYDKPANLFVAGFIGSPAMNLVEVPITDGGVKFGKSVVPVQRDAIAAATDKTVTVGVRPEHFEVAGADAELGLAVTVNVVEELGADAYVYGTAKVGDDSKDLVVRVSGRDVPDKGSQLHVVPRSGETHVFSTSTGARLSD; this is translated from the coding sequence ATGGCCACTGTCTCGTTCGACAAGGCGACCCGGATCTACCCGGGTTCCACCAAGCCCGCCGTCGACGCGCTGGAGATCGACATCGAGGACGGCGAGTTCCTCGTCCTCGTCGGCCCTTCCGGCTGCGGCAAGTCCACCTCGCTCCGCATGCTCGCGGGGCTCGAGGACGTCAACGGCGGAGCCATCCGCATCGGTGACCGCGACGTCACGCACCTGCCGCCCAAGGACCGGGACATCGCCATGGTGTTCCAGAACTACGCGCTCTACCCGCACATGACCGTCGCCGACAACATGGGCTTCGCGCTCAAGATCGCCGGCGTCAACAAGGCGGAGATCCGGCAGAAGGTCGAGGAGGCCGCGAAGATCCTCGACCTCACCGAGTACCTGGACCGCAAGCCGAAGGCCCTCTCCGGCGGTCAGCGCCAGCGCGTCGCCATGGGCCGCGCCATCGTGCGTGAGCCCCAGGTGTTCCTCATGGACGAGCCGCTGTCCAACCTGGACGCCAAGCTCCGTGTGTCCACGCGTACGCAGATCGCCTCGCTCCAGCGCCGCCTGGGCATCACCACCGTCTACGTCACCCACGACCAGGTCGAGGCCATGACGATGGGCGACCGCGTGGCGGTCCTCAAGGACGGTCTGCTCCAGCAGATCGACACCCCGCGCAACATGTACGACAAGCCCGCCAACCTCTTCGTCGCCGGCTTCATCGGCTCCCCGGCGATGAACCTCGTCGAGGTGCCGATCACCGACGGCGGCGTGAAGTTCGGCAAGTCGGTCGTGCCGGTGCAGCGTGACGCGATCGCCGCCGCCACCGACAAGACCGTCACCGTGGGCGTGCGCCCCGAGCACTTCGAGGTGGCCGGCGCGGACGCCGAGCTGGGCCTCGCGGTCACGGTGAACGTCGTCGAGGAGCTCGGCGCCGACGCGTACGTCTACGGCACCGCCAAGGTCGGCGACGACTCCAAGGACCTCGTCGTCCGCGTCAGCGGCCGTGACGTCCCGGACAAGGGCAGCCAGCTGCACGTCGTGCCCCGCTCCGGCGAGACCCACGTGTTCTCGACGTCGACCGGTGCGCGCCTGTCCGACTGA
- a CDS encoding nucleotidyltransferase family protein — MSDPSAASRPVQAVVLAGGQGSRLRPYTDDRPKPMVEIPGTGTPIIGHQLSWLADEGVTDVVVSCGHLAEVLQKWLETAELPVSVKTVVEPEPLGRGGGLKYAAAHLPHPDQPWYATNGDIWTRFSLRDMADFHAERDAVATLALARPRLPWGAVQTDGFGRITDFIEAPPSTFEINAGVYVFSPEFAGLLPHRGDHERTTFPHLARERRLAGFTIPQGSYWRAIDTAKDLTEAAKELAAGR; from the coding sequence ATGAGCGATCCGAGCGCCGCGTCCCGCCCCGTTCAAGCCGTCGTTCTGGCCGGTGGCCAGGGTTCCCGGCTGCGTCCGTACACCGACGACCGGCCCAAGCCGATGGTCGAGATCCCCGGGACGGGGACGCCGATCATCGGTCATCAGCTGTCCTGGCTCGCCGACGAGGGTGTGACGGACGTCGTGGTCTCCTGCGGCCATCTCGCCGAGGTGCTGCAGAAGTGGCTGGAGACGGCCGAATTGCCCGTCTCCGTCAAGACGGTCGTGGAGCCCGAGCCGCTCGGGCGCGGCGGCGGCCTCAAGTACGCCGCGGCGCATCTCCCCCACCCCGACCAGCCCTGGTACGCGACGAACGGGGACATCTGGACCCGGTTCTCGCTGCGCGACATGGCCGACTTCCACGCCGAGCGCGATGCCGTCGCGACGCTGGCGCTGGCGCGGCCCCGGCTGCCGTGGGGGGCGGTGCAGACCGACGGGTTCGGGCGCATCACCGACTTCATCGAGGCGCCCCCGTCGACCTTCGAGATCAACGCCGGCGTGTACGTCTTCTCCCCCGAGTTCGCCGGGCTGCTGCCGCACCGGGGGGACCACGAGCGGACGACGTTTCCCCATCTGGCCCGTGAGAGGCGGCTGGCCGGGTTCACGATCCCGCAGGGGTCGTACTGGCGGGCCATCGACACGGCGAAGGACCTGACGGAGGCCGCGAAGGAACTGGCGGCGGGGCGCTAG